In Candidatus Niyogibacteria bacterium CG10_big_fil_rev_8_21_14_0_10_46_36, one DNA window encodes the following:
- the rplI gene encoding 50S ribosomal protein L9 — MKVIFLNEVPGVGHKNDVKEVKSGYARNFLLPKHLAVEATPNALKTLEQKKQEEAATLEKSTTLLKEALGEIAKASIEITAKTNDKGALFKKLHAKDIVDAISKAGFSAIAEEDILLEEPIKEEGKHMVRIQRGSAEATITVTVVSAKE; from the coding sequence ATGAAGGTTATATTTTTAAACGAAGTCCCCGGCGTTGGGCACAAAAACGATGTAAAGGAGGTTAAAAGCGGCTATGCGCGTAATTTTTTGTTGCCGAAGCATCTTGCGGTAGAGGCAACGCCGAATGCGCTTAAGACCCTTGAACAGAAGAAGCAGGAAGAGGCAGCAACACTAGAGAAAAGCACCACATTGTTAAAAGAGGCGCTTGGCGAGATTGCAAAGGCATCAATAGAAATCACTGCAAAGACAAACGACAAGGGCGCACTGTTCAAAAAACTGCATGCAAAGGACATCGTAGACGCTATTAGCAAAGCAGGGTTTTCTGCGATTGCTGAAGAAGATATCCTTCTTGAAGAACCGATAAAGGAGGAGGGGAAGCATATGGTTCGTATACAGCGCGGGAGCGCTGAGGCAACGATT